The Acidimicrobiia bacterium DNA window CAAGATCGAGGTCACGGCGTTCCAGGGAATCGAGGGCGATATCAACCATCGGGCATACGAGGTCGACGATTTCGGCGACAGTGGCGAGAACCTGCGGATGGGATGGCATCCCGATGGTCGCTCGAACCGCCCCGGCGGTGCTCACTGCCTGGTCGCCGATGCGCTCAACGGAATGGCCACTGTGTAGAACCACCGACATGACCCTCAAGTCGCCCGCTACCGGTGTCTGGAGGGCCATGGTTTGTAGCCAGGCTTCTTCCAGCTTTAAGAACCGCAGGTCAAGCGGGTCATCATCCTTGATCACCTGTTCAGCCCCGAGCCCGTCCCGACTGACAAGCGCCTGACCCGCCCGCTGGACCATGTCACGGGCGTACTGGCCCATGGAAACCACTTCACCGACCATGTCCTCGAGTTGTTCGTGAAAGCCGTGCCTCTGATCGTTCATCCGAACCTTCCCGTGATGTAGTCCTCTGGCGTTTTCTGGCGAGGATTTGTAAAGATGGTAGGCATGTCACCGTATTCGACCAGACGACC harbors:
- the phoU gene encoding phosphate signaling complex protein PhoU, yielding MNDQRHGFHEQLEDMVGEVVSMGQYARDMVQRAGQALVSRDGLGAEQVIKDDDPLDLRFLKLEEAWLQTMALQTPVAGDLRVMSVVLHSGHSVERIGDQAVSTAGAVRATIGMPSHPQVLATVAEIVDLVCPMVDIALDSLERRDLDLAMSVPIMGRPVERLERSMYKLVAKCREDEEQLEWAVRMTVVARNLGRVGARAVDIAEQVAFLLSGVFREFTSEDWDTGRN